The DNA window TCTTTCTTTAAGACCACTTTTTGAGCATCTGCAACATGTCTTGCTAACCAGTTTTCCAAGACGCAATCAAAGCGTACATTCCATAATTGTTTAATTTTCTCAATTACACGACACGCATCCTCTGGAAGATTATTATTGCGATCAAAAAAACAAATATATTCTTCATTAATCATTCGGATTATTGAAGACGTATGCATCTGTGCCAGATTGTTTGCAGACATCATGACAACATAAAGTAGAGATGTCTTTTCCCTAATAGAGGACAGTACATCAATACCTTGTAATTTGTAGCCGTCCAATTTGCAATCCAAAAAAACAATCATTCTTGTATTCAAATGTCCTAGGATATAGGATAGACCTTCTTCCGGATTTGTAAATACAGCTACCTCTGCATCTGTATTTAGATCGGCAATAGTTCTCACAAACGGATCCAAATCAAGATCTCGCATATTGTCATCAATAAAAACCAAGTTGAATTTCTCCATGAATTTTATGATTTAAATGGTAATTCTATTTGGAAAGTCGAACCGTGTTCGCCGTATTCACTCTCTACAAC is part of the Duncaniella dubosii genome and encodes:
- a CDS encoding response regulator; amino-acid sequence: MEKFNLVFIDDNMRDLDLDPFVRTIADLNTDAEVAVFTNPEEGLSYILGHLNTRMIVFLDCKLDGYKLQGIDVLSSIREKTSLLYVVMMSANNLAQMHTSSIIRMINEEYICFFDRNNNLPEDACRVIEKIKQLWNVRFDCVLENWLARHVADAQKVVLKKDGRGYTWNDILQELRNQTKLGKSFEELVNQYYIYQFTKQN